From Cupriavidus oxalaticus:
ACCACCGCGGTGCGCCGGCGCAGCATGCCCGGACGCATCCACAGTGCCATAGCTTTGTGACGTTGAACAGCGCGGCGGGCCGTGGCGTCAACGCGGGGAGGCGGAAACGGAGCTAGAAGGCGCCGGGCATGGCCGGCACCGGGGGAAAGGGCCAGCCTCAGCCCGGCACCGCCATCACGCCGCTCTTGAGCAGCGCGGCAACCAGGTCGGATTGCGTCACCATGCCGACCACGCGGTGCTTGTCGTCGATCACCGGCGCATGGTGCAGGCCGCCGTCGGAGAAGGCTCGGGCCAGCTCCACCATCGGCTGGTCGGGGCGCGCGGTGACCACGGCGCGCGTCATCAGGTCGCGCACGGTGCCGGCCAGCCGGCGCGCGCCGGTATCACGCTGCGCGGCGAAGAAGTCACTCTGCGTGATGATGCCCTCGAGGCGGTTGTTCGCATCGACCACCGGCAGCGCCTTGACGCGGTGCCGCGACAGCAGGTGGCCGGCCTCGTGCGCGGGCTGCTCGGGCCGCACCAGGATGACGTCGCGCGACATGATTTCGCCGCACAGCACGTTGCCGAAGTGGCGCCGGTACGCGTGCAGTTGCGCGGCCACCAGGATGGCTTCCAGGTCGTCTTCTTCGATATCGAGAAATTCGCCGCGCGCCTGCAGGGCCGCGTCAAGGTCGGCACGGGTAAAGCCCACGCGCTGCGTCGGCGGCACGTCCTTGGTGCCATGCTGCACCGCGGGCTCGGGCGGGCGGTGCGGGTAGCGCCGCCGCGACAGGTTGTTGAAGGCCAGCGCCATCAACAGCAGCAGCATCGAGTTGAACAGCACCGGCACCACCACGAAGCCGAAGCCGAGCGCACTGACCGCCGGCCCGCCGAATACCGCCGTGACGGCCACGGCGCCGCTGGGCGGGTGCACGCAGCGAAACTGGAACATCACGGCAATCGCCACGGCCACCGCTATCGCCGCGGCAAGGCCCGGGTCCGGAATCCAGCGCGCGCAGGCCACGCCCACCAGCGCCGCAAACAGGTTGCCGCCGATGACCGACCACGGCTGCGCCAGTGGCGAAGACGGCACCGCGAACAGCAGGACCGCCGAGGCGCCCATCGGCGCGACGAACCAGGGATTGAATCCGCCCAGCGTCTGGTGGCTGATCCATTCGGTGATGAACAGGCCTAGCAGCGCGCCAAAGCAACTCTTGATGCGCTCATGGCGGTTGGCAGCGACCGGCAGCGGCACAAAAGTGCGCAGCCATGCACGTGTATTTTGCGCCAACGAGGCGACAGCGGGGGCAGTTGGCATTCTTGGACTGGGGGCGGCTTGGGAATGGTGCACGTAATATATCACGCGGTGATATATTTGGCCGCCTTTGGTGCAGCGCATCCCTGTGTTGGGGCGTGATGCACCGCACAAGAGCAACATGGAGTCGCCCCATGTCGTGCCCTGCGCCAGGCCTTGCACAGCTGGCAGCACGCAAACCTGCGGCGCTACTTATAAGTCGACAGCAAAATACTCGTCTCCGTCGCACTGATCCCCTCGATCAACCGTATCCGGTCCAGCGTCCGGTCAAATGCCTCCAGCGTATCCGCGCGCAATTCCGCAATGATGTCCCAGCGCCCGTTGGTGGTATGCAGCGCCTGCACATTGGGCTCGCCCCGCAGCGCCTGCAGCACCGTGCGCGCCTTGTTGCCCTCCACCGCGATCGTCATCCACGCGCGGATCCGATGCGCCTCGGCCTCGGGCCGCAGGCGCACGGTATAGCCGACGATCAGTCCTTCCTTCTCCAGCTTGTCGATCCGGTTCTGCACGGTCGCGCGCGACACGCGCAGCGCCTGCGCCAGCGCGGTGACCGGCGTGCGCGCGTTGTCGCGCAGCAGGGAGAGCAGCTGTTGATCGGTGGCGTCCATGGGCTTGAGAGGTGTTCTGGCGATTTGCCAATGAAGTCTGGCGTTTTGCTCGATGCAACGCACAAATTGCACATCTTGCTGGCTATTAGTTAACACCAGCCTGCACCAGAATGCAATCGACTGAATTCTTTCCAGAACCCTAAAAAAGGAGCCGCCGTGATCCAGACCCCCACGATCCTGCTTGTCGAGCCGACCTTCTACGACGTGTCGTACAGCATCAATCCGTGGATGGACCCCGACGCCTGGGCGCGCGACCCGCGCGGCATGCACCGCGACGCCATCCAGTCCTTCGACGCGCTGCGCACGGCGCTGGGCCGGGCCGGCTTCGCGGTGGAAGTGGCCGCGGGCGCCCCCGGCCTGCCCGACATGGTTTTCCCGGCAAATGCCGCCGTGGTGCTCGACGGCCGCGCACTGCTGGCGCGCTTCCGCTACCCGCAGCGCCGCGGCGAAGAAGCGCCGTTCGCGCAAATCTTCGGCGCACTGCGCGAGCGCGGCCTGCTCGATGAAGTGGCGCTGCTGCCCGAAGGCTGCTTCCAGGAGGGCGCGGGGGACTGCATCTGGGATGCCGGCCGCGGCCATTTCTGGGCCGGTTTCGGGCCGCGCTCGTCGCATGAGGCGGCCACTGCCGTGTCGGAATTCTTCGGCCAGGAAGTCGTGGCGCTGGAACTGGCCACCGAACAGAGCTACCACCTCGACGTATGCTTCTGCCCGCTGTCCGGCGGCGAGATCCTCTATTACCCGCCGGCATTCAGCGAAGCATCGCTGCGCGAGCTGCGCGCGCGGCTGCCGGCGCGCCTTCGCATCGAGGCCAGCGCCGACGACCTGCGCCACTTCAGCGTCAATGCCGTCAACCTGGACGACCAGGTGGTGATGACCCGCACCACGCCGCACCTGCGCACCGAACTGGGCCGGCGCGGCTACCAGCTGCATGAGGTCGACCTGACTCCCTTCATGCTCTCCGGCGGCGGCGCCTATTGCATGACGCTGCGGCTCGACCGCAGCAGCGGGCCGGGCATCGCCGCGGCCGCGGCATGATGGAGCCAATCATGAAAGAGACCGCCCGTTCGCTGTTCCTCGACGCCAACGACGTGGCCAGGCTGGTGGCCGCGGTCGGCGTGCAGCCCGCCATCGTGCAGATGGCCGACCATGTCCGCCAGGACTTCCTGCGCTGGGATGCCTTCGACAAGTCCGCCCGCCTGGCCAGCCATTCTGCGCGCGGCGTGATCGAGCTGATGCCGGTGAGCGACGGCATCCAGTACGCGTTCAAGTACGTCAACGGCCATCCGCGCAACGCGCAGCATGGCATGCCGACCGTAATGGCGTGCGGCCTGCTGGCCGAAGTGGAAACCGGGTTCCCGCTGATGCTGGCCGACCTGACGCTGGCCACCGCGCTGCGCACCGCCGCCACCTCGGCGCTGGCGGCGCAGGCGATGGCGCGGCCGGGCGCGCGCACCATGGCGCTGATCGGCAACGGCGCGCAGGCCGAGTTTCAGGTGCTTGCCTTCCACGCCATGCTGGGCGTGCGCGAGATTGCCGCCTACGACATCGACCCAGCCGCCACGGCACGGCTGATGCGCAACCTTGCCGGCGTGCCGGGGCTGGTGATCCGCGCCGCGGAGTCGGTGCCGGCCGCGCTGGCCGGCGCCGACATCGTGTCCACCGTGACCGCCGACAAGACCCGCGCCACCATCCTCACGCCGGCGCAGGTGCGCCCGGGCATGCACCTGAATGCGGTTGGCGGCGACTGCCCCGGCAAGACCGAGCTGCATGCCGACATCCTGCGCCAGGCGCGCATCGTGGTGGAGTACGAACCACAGACGCGCATCGAAGGCGAGATCCAGCAACTGCCCGCCGACTCGTCAGTGACCGAGCTGTGGCAGGTGCTGGCCGGCGCCGCGCCGGGCCGGGCCGCGGCCGACGAAGTGACGGTGTTCGATTCCGTGGGGTTTGCGCTGGAAGACTACGCCGCGCTGCGCTGGCTCTATGCCGCCGCGCATGCCCGGCGGGCGGGCAGGGCGGTGGAACTGGTGGCGATGCCGCCGGACCCGCGCAATCTCTATGGCTGGATGATGGCGCAGGCCGAAGGGCGCGAGGCCGGGCTGGAGCCGCAGAGGCTGGCGTCGCTGGCCTGAGCGCGATGCGCTCCCCTGGGTTGAGCGTTCAGGGGGAGCGCTCGACTCAGCCGGCGCGGCCCATCATCAGCTGGGCGCGCAGGAAGCCCTTGACCTCTTCCAGCGATGGCGTCTTCAGGAACACCATGATGCCCCAGTGCTGCAGCGCGTCGGCCACGCCGTCATAGGCCTGGCGGTTGGTGATGACAGCAAAGATCACATGCTGGCTGGCAAAGAAATTCTGCAGCTTCTCGATGGTGGCCGACTCGGCGTCGTTCAGTTCGTCGACGTAGTACAGCACCACGCGCGGATGCGCGCTGACCGAGGTGATCACGGTGTCGAGCACGTCGTCGACCACCAGGCTCTTGAGCGGCAGCCCCCACTTGCCCAGCTGGCCGTGGATGCGCTGCGCTTCCTGGTGGTTGGGGTGGAACACCACCAGGTCCAGGCCATGGGGCGCCGCGGTTTCGGGCCCGATGCGCGTCGCCAGCAGGCGATGCACGGTTTCCTTGTGGATGCGCCGGTGGCCGCCGTTGGTCTTCCAGGCTCCCAGTTCGCCGCGCTCTACCATCTTCTGGACAGTGCCCAGCGAGACATTGAGCAGTTTTGCCGCTGTACGCGTGCTGTAGTAAGGCTTTTCAGCCAGTGCCGGATCCAGTTTCATCCAATCACCCGTAGTCCTGAAGGCAGGTCGCGCCGGCCAGGCGCGCGCGATGCCAGGCACCTGCACCGCGTATTGTTACTGCCAATGGTTGACTGACCCTGTGTCCTGACCCGCTCCCCCGCTGGTCGGACGATTATTTATCGTCGATTTGATGTTTTTGTCATTTCCCGCAGACTGCCCGCAGTTGATGGCTTTGCATGTCCCGGCTCCGGATTTGCCGGAAGCCCATAATATGCCGCAAAGACCAGGCAATCAGTAAGAAAAAACTACAAATTCATCGCACTTTTGTTTTTCAACGCACACTGAAGACTGTGCCGCTCCACGGGACGCGAGAGCCAGTAACTGGCAGACACCGTGCTGCCCGGGTGGTTCCCCACGCTGCTGCCGTCTTTGTTGCGGCCGCTGAATTCAGCGGCCGCTGCAAAGCACATATATATCACAACATGATGTATTGCCTGCGCGGCCGGCCGCTACCGGTCTTGCAGGCCGTGCTTGCGAACCTTGTCGAACAGCGTGGTCTTGGCCACGCCAAGCGCCTCGCTGGCGCGGCTGAGGTTGCCGTCGTGCCGGCGCATGGCATCGGCGATCAGCGCGCGCTCGAACTGGTCGACCGCCTGCGCCAGCGGCAGCGCTTCCGGGGCGGCGGTGCCCTGGCCAGGGTTGCAGCCCAGCCCGAGGACATGGCGCTCGGCCAGGTTGCGCAGCTCGCGCACATTGCCCGGCCAGGGGTAGGCCACCAGCGCCGCCAGTTCGGCCGCGCTGGCGGGCACGGCCTCGCGCTCGAAGCGCAGCGCCGCCTGCGCGACGAAATGCTCGAACAGCGCCGGCACGTCTTCGCGCCGCTCGCGCAGCGGCGGCAGCTCCAGCGTGATCACGTTCAGGCGGTAGTACAGGTCGGCGCGGAACTGGCCGGCATCGGACAGCGCGCGCAGGTCGGCCTTGGTCGCCGCCACCACGCGCGCGTTGACCGGCACCGGCTGGTTCGAGCCGAGCCGCTCGACCACGCGTTCCTGCAGCACGCGCAGCAGCTTGATCTGCAGCGGCATCGGCATGCTCTCGATCTCGTCGAGAAACAGCGTGCCGCCTTCGGCGTGCTCGATTTTGCCGATGCGGCGGCGCGCGGCGCCGGTGAACGAGCCCGCTTCATGGCCGAAGATCTCGCTTTCGAACAGCTGTTCGGGCAGGCCGCCGCAATTGATGGCGACGAAGTGGCGCGCATGGCGCTGGCTGGCCTCGTGCAGGCAGCGCGCCACCAGCTCCTTGCCGGTGCCGGTCTCGCCGTGGATCAGCACGTTGGCGTCGGTGCCGGCGAGGTCGGCGATGAGCCGGCGCAAGCGCTCGACCGCCTGTGAATGGCCGATCAGGCGGGTTTCGAGTTTTTCGCGTCCGGCCAGGCGTTCGCGCAGTTCTGACACTTCCAGCGCGAGCCGGCGCTGCTCCAGCGCGCGGCGGGTGGCGTCGACCAGCTGCTCGGGCGAGAACGGCTTTTCCAGGAAGTCGTAGGCGCCTTGCTTCATCGCCTGCACCGCCAGGCCCACGTCGCCGTGGCCGGTGATCATGATCACCGGCAGCGCGGGGTCGCGTTCGCGCAGCTGCGCCAGCAGTGCCATGCCGTCCATGCCGGGCAGGCGGATGTCGCTGACCACCACGCCGGCATAGCCGGGGCCGACCTCGCGCAGCGCCGCCTCGGCGCTGCCCACGCCGCGCGTGGCCAGCCCTTCGAGGCGCAGCGCCTGCTCGCAGCCCAGGCGCACGTCGGCATCGTCCTCGACGATCAGTACGGTCAGTTCAGCCGGCATACGTGGAATCCTGTGGCCTGGCCTCGTGCGGCGCCAGCGGCAGCACCAGCGTGAAGCAGGCACCGCCGTCGGGGTGGTTGGCGGCGGACAGGCTGCCGCCGTTTTCGTTGAGGATGCCGGCCGACAGCGTCAGGCCCAGCCCCAGCCCCTGCCCGGCGGGCTTGGTAGTGAAGAACGGCTCGAACAGCCGCGCGAAGGCTTCCTCGGACAGCCCCGCGCCGTTGTCGCGCACGGTCAGGTGGACCATGCCGCCGCCCACGTGCGCATGCAGCGCGATGCGCGGCGCGGGCCGGCCGATGACCGCGTCGAGCGCGTTGCCGAGCAGGTTGACCAGCACCTGTTCGAGCCGGTTGGGGTCGCAGACCACGGCCAGTTCGGGATCGATGTCGCGCTGCAGCTCGGGCTGCACGGCGTCCACGCGCGTCTGCAGCAGGAACAGCGCATTGTCCACCGCCTCGCCCAGCCGGGCCTGGTTGCGGCCGTTGCCCGACTTGCGCGCGAACGACTTGAGCGCGCCGGTGATGCGGCCCATGCGCTCGACCAGCCCGATGATGGTGTCGAGGTTGGTGCGCACGGTGGCATAGTCGCCGCGCTCGAGGAACTTGCCGGTGTTGCCGGACAGCGTGCGCAGCGCCGCCAGGGGCTGGTTCAGCTCGTGCGCGATGCCGGTCGACATCTGGCCCACCGCGGCCAGCTTGCCGGCCTGCAGCAGGCCGTCCTGCGCCTGGCGCAGCACGGTCTCGGCGCGGATGCGCTCGGTCACCTCGGCCTGCAGCCGGTGGTTGGCGGCGGACAGGTCGGCGGTGCGCTCGGCCACCTTGCGCTCCAGCTCGCTGTTGGCCGCTTCCAGCGCGGCGCGCGCGGCCAGGCGCTCGTTGACGATGCGCCGGCGCACGTTCCAGGCCGCGCCCAGCAGCAGCACGAAGGCAGTCAGTACGCCCGCCAGCGCGGCGCTGTTGAGCGCCGCCACGCGCGCCTGCGAGGTATTGGTCAGCAGCGTCAGCTGCCAGTCGGTGCCGGGCAGCGCGGCATGCTGCGCCAGCATCGGCGGTCCGCGGCGCAGGCGCACCAGTTCGTCGCTGCTGCCGCCGTTTTGGTTGGCAAGCTTGCGCACCGATTCCAGCGGCAGCTGCGGCAGCGGCGCGCGGTTGTACTGCAGGCTGCGCGACAGCCGCTGGCGCGCCTCGTCCGACAGCGGGCGCAGCGCGGCCAGCTTCCATGACGGGTCCGAGGCCAGGATCACCACGCCGTTCTCGTCGCTCAGCAGCATCTGGCTGTCGGCGCCCTGCCAGCGGTTCTCCAGCGGCTCCAGCCCGATCTTGACCACCGCCACACCGGCCGGGTTGTCGCGCTCGCCCAGCGGCGCGGACAGGTAGTAGCCCGACTCGCTGCGCGTGGTGCCGACCCCGTAGAAGCGGCCGAGCTGGCCCTCCATGGCGGCCTGGAAGTAGGGGCGGAAGCTGAGGTCCTCTCCCAGGTAGCTGTCGGGGCGCTGCCAGTTGCTGGTGGCCAGTACCCTGCCGTGGGCGTCCAGCACATAGACCACGCGCGTGCCGGCACGGGCATTGAGAGAAGTCAGGTATTCGTTGGCGCGGGCCACGCGCGCGGCGTCGTCCGGGCGCAGCAGCAGTCCGGAGATGCGTTCGTCCAGCGACAGCAGGCCGGGCACGTAGTCGTAGTGCGCCAGCTCGCTTTCCAGCGCCTGCGTGTACAGGCGCAGCTGCACCTGGCCGCGCTCGGCCTGGCGCGCCAGCGCGTTGTCGTAGCTGTAGCGGTAGCCGAGCGCGCCGGCCAGCCCGATCAGCACGGCCAGCGCCAGCAACGCCAGCAGCGGCGCGGCGCCGCGCAGGACGTGGGGCAGGCGCGAGGGCGTGGCGGGTGTGGCGGCGGGCGCGTGCGGAGTGTCGCCGGGAGGGTGGAGCGGGCCGGTCATCAGGAAGTCTGGTCAGGCAAGGGCGAAGCGGCCGCGCCGGCGGGGCAGTGATCCATGGCAGTCTTTTCGGAGACCAGGGCGGCGCGGGTGCCTACTTTTACCACACCGGCGCTACCGTGCCCGCGTCATGGATGCAAAAAGGCCCGGTTGCCTTGTCGGCAACCGGGCCCTGGCACGCCTGGCAGGCTGTATTACTTGCCCGCCACGGCCTGGACCGATGCCAGGCTGGTGGTGGTATCCGCGACGACGGGTTCATCCTCGTCGGACAGTACCGGCGCGCCGATGGCGCCTTCGCTTTTGGCGACGACGGCGGTGGCAATGGCATTGCCGAGCACATTGGTCACGGTGCGACCCATGTCGAGTACGTGGTCGATGCCGAGCACCAGCAGGATGCCGGCCTCCGGCAGGCCGAACATCGGCAGCACGGCGGCGACCACCACCAGCGAGGCGCGCGGCACGCCGGCGATGCCCTTGCTGGTGACAAGCAGGACCAGCAGCATGGTGATCTGCTGGGAGAGCGACAGCTCGATGCCATACACCTGGGCCACGAACAGCGCGGCGAACGAGGTGTACATGATCGAGCCGTCCAGGTTGAACGAATAGCCCAGCGGCAGCACGAAGTTGGTGATGCGCTCCTTGACGCCGAAACGGGTCAGCTGGTCGATCACCTTCGGGTAGGCCGACTCGCTGCTGGCGGTGGCGAAGCCGATCATCAGCGGCGCGCGCATCTGCTTGAGCAGGCGGAACACGTCACGGCCCAGGAAGTAGTAGCCGCCGGCGATCAGCGCCACCCACAGCAGCGCCAGCGCCAGGTACAGGCTGCCAATCAGCTTCGCGTACACGACCAGCACGCCCAGGCCCTGCGCGGTGATCACCGCCGCGATTGCGCCGAACACGCCCACCGGCGCGAACGCCATCACGTAGTTGGTGACCTTCAGCATCACGTCGGCCAAGCCCTCGATGCCTTGCAGCACCGGCTTGCCCACGCCGTCCTTGACGGTACCCAGCGCAAAGCCGAAGAACAGCGAGAACACCACGATCTGCAGGATCTCGTTGTGCGCCATCGCCTCGGCGAAGCTCTTGGGGAACATGTGGGCGATGAAGTCGCGCAGGTTCAGGGCGCCGGTCTTCAGGTTCGAGGTGGCGTCCGCGGCCGGCAGCGGCAGGTTCATGCCGTGGCCGGGGTGCAGCACGTTGGCCATCACCAGCCCCAGCAGCAGCGAGGTGACCGAGGCGCCGATGAACCACATCATCGCCTTCGTGCCGATGCGGCCAACGGCGCGGCCGTCGCCCATGCTGGCGATGCCGGTCACCAGCGTGGCGAACACCAGCGGCGCGATGATCATCTTGATCATCCGCAGGAAGATGTCGGTCAGGATGGACAGGTGGTTCGCAATCGATTTGGCGGTGTCGGCGTCCGGCGCCATGTTGTGCGCGGCGGTGCCGGCCAGCACGCCTAGCAGCATCGCAATGAAGATCAGGGTGGGCAGTCGATTCAGTTTCATCGTGGATCAGGCCTGTGCGTCCGTTCCCCGCGGACAGGGTCGGACGTCGGTATTGCGGGATGGCTGGAGGGCTTTTGAGGGCGCCGCACCGGCCATGCGGTTTTTTTCAGCGCGGCAACAGGTGCCAGCGGGTCGCCGGGGCGGCGAGAGGGGGGGTGGGCAAGGCGGGGTCAGTCATGTGTTTCCTCCTTTGTTTTTTGGCGGGGCCGGCGCGCTGGGAAACGTGCCGGCCGACCTGTCTGGGCGCTGTTAGCGGCGGCCTATATTGCACGCGGCGTGCCAGGTGAGAGGGGTCTTTCGGGTTGTGCAACCCGTTGAATTCAAAGGAGAAATTGAAGTGACTCCGGCGCACGATTCGGAGATCCGGATGGGCGGCGCGGAGTGGTGTTCGGGAATCCGAACGGTGATGTAGGTGTAAACCCGAGGATTTGGAGGGGCGGAAGGGGTTTGAATTGCCGCCGGTTTGCTGCCCTCTCCCGCTTGCGGAAGAGAGGTTGGGGGAGAGGGCAGGAGGGTCAAAGGCTGAGGCCTGTGGGTTAAAACCGAGGCCTTGCTTGATGTGGTACCTAGCTAGCCCACCCCTCTCCAACCCTCTCCCCATGAGGGGAGAGGGAGAACACCTTGTTCAGGCTGGTTCGAGCGGCTTGGGTGCACCTTGCTTAGGCTAGTTCGGGCGGTATGGGTGCACCTTGCTCAGGCCAGCTCGATGTTTTGTTGGGCGCGTTTCAGCCGCCCAATAACCGATAGCACAACCTTGCCGCCACCCGCGCCCCACACCCATCCCGGTCATACAGCGGATTGAATTCCGCGATATCCGCCACGCGCAGTTTGCCGCTGTCGCGCAGCCGCGTGGCGATGGCTTCGACCACCGGCAAGGGCACGCCGTAGGCCGCCGGTGCCGACACGGCGGGCATCACCGCGGCGGGCAGCACGTCGAGGTCGATCGTCAGGTAGACATGGTCGGCCTCCGCCACCCATTCATCCAGCGCGGCCAGCCGTGCGTCGAGGTGGCGCTCCTGCAGGTCCACATCCTCCACATACCGCACCCCTAGCGTGCTGGCGCGCGCGAACAGCGCGGCCGTATTGCCGAGCCGGCTCACGCCCAGGCAGGCGTAGTCGAAGCGCAGGCCGCGGCGCTGGCAGTCGATGGCGATCTGGTCGAAGGGCGTGCCCGAGCTGGCGGGCCGGCTGCCGCGCAGGTCGAAGTGCGCGTCCAGGTTGACCACCAGCACGCGGCCGCGGTCGCCGTGCGCGTCCAGGTGCGTGCGCAGGCCCTGCCAGGTGCCCCAGGCCACCTCGTGGCCGCCGCCAAGCACCAGCGGCCAGGCGCCCACCGCCAGCTCGGCGGCGACGGCCTGGCCCAGCCGCCGCTGCGCGTCTTCCAGCGCATCGCCTTCGCAATGGATGTCGCCGCCGTCGATCAGGCGGCCGATGCCATGGGCCGGCACGCCCGCCAGCGCGCGGCGGATCTCGCGCGGGCCGCCGGCGGCGCCGGGGCGGCCCTGGTTGCGCAGCACGCCGGCATCGCAGCAGAAGCCCAGCAGCACCGGCACGCCAGGCGTGCGCGGAGTGTGACGGCCGGCGACGATTTCGAACAGGCGGCGGGTATCGCCCGCCTCGCCGGCATCGCGCCGGCCGCGCCAGACCGTGTCGCCGGCCTGCACGAGTTCGGCCAGGCCGCTCATTTGAGGCGGCGTCCCAGGGTTTCGGGCACCATCGCCAGGCCGATCAGCGAAACCAGGCCGCAGCCGATCACGTACAGCGCCGGGGCATTTGCGTCACCGGTGATCTGGATCAGCCGGGTCGAGAAATACTGCGCGAAGCCGCCGAAGATCGCGATCGCCACGCAATAGGCGATCGACAGGCCGGTGGCGCGCAGGCGCTGCGGCAGCACCTCGCTGACCAGCACCATCGACGCCGGCGCGGTCATCGACATCGGCACCGACAGGCAGCCCACCACCAGCAGCAGGCGCGCCAGCGACGGCTCGGCATTGATCAGCACGAACGCGGGGTAGACCATCACCAGCAGCGCCACGCGCGACCACAGCACCACGGCCTTGCGGCCGATGCGGTCGGCCAGCCGGCCGGCGAACGGCGACAGCGCCACCTGCACCAGCGCCGCGATGCACGCGGCCCAGATGCTCAGCGACAGCGGCATCTTCAGCACGCTCACGGCGTAGTTGCTGATGTAGTAGACGACGATGTAGGTGGACGAGGCCAGGCCGATCATCAGCAGGATGCTGGCAATCACCTCGCGCCCATGCCGGCGCAGCAGCGGC
This genomic window contains:
- a CDS encoding ornithine cyclodeaminase, which gives rise to MKETARSLFLDANDVARLVAAVGVQPAIVQMADHVRQDFLRWDAFDKSARLASHSARGVIELMPVSDGIQYAFKYVNGHPRNAQHGMPTVMACGLLAEVETGFPLMLADLTLATALRTAATSALAAQAMARPGARTMALIGNGAQAEFQVLAFHAMLGVREIAAYDIDPAATARLMRNLAGVPGLVIRAAESVPAALAGADIVSTVTADKTRATILTPAQVRPGMHLNAVGGDCPGKTELHADILRQARIVVEYEPQTRIEGEIQQLPADSSVTELWQVLAGAAPGRAAADEVTVFDSVGFALEDYAALRWLYAAAHARRAGRAVELVAMPPDPRNLYGWMMAQAEGREAGLEPQRLASLA
- a CDS encoding sigma-54-dependent transcriptional regulator, whose product is MPAELTVLIVEDDADVRLGCEQALRLEGLATRGVGSAEAALREVGPGYAGVVVSDIRLPGMDGMALLAQLRERDPALPVIMITGHGDVGLAVQAMKQGAYDFLEKPFSPEQLVDATRRALEQRRLALEVSELRERLAGREKLETRLIGHSQAVERLRRLIADLAGTDANVLIHGETGTGKELVARCLHEASQRHARHFVAINCGGLPEQLFESEIFGHEAGSFTGAARRRIGKIEHAEGGTLFLDEIESMPMPLQIKLLRVLQERVVERLGSNQPVPVNARVVAATKADLRALSDAGQFRADLYYRLNVITLELPPLRERREDVPALFEHFVAQAALRFEREAVPASAAELAALVAYPWPGNVRELRNLAERHVLGLGCNPGQGTAAPEALPLAQAVDQFERALIADAMRRHDGNLSRASEALGVAKTTLFDKVRKHGLQDR
- a CDS encoding dimethylarginine dimethylaminohydrolase family protein, with translation MIQTPTILLVEPTFYDVSYSINPWMDPDAWARDPRGMHRDAIQSFDALRTALGRAGFAVEVAAGAPGLPDMVFPANAAVVLDGRALLARFRYPQRRGEEAPFAQIFGALRERGLLDEVALLPEGCFQEGAGDCIWDAGRGHFWAGFGPRSSHEAATAVSEFFGQEVVALELATEQSYHLDVCFCPLSGGEILYYPPAFSEASLRELRARLPARLRIEASADDLRHFSVNAVNLDDQVVMTRTTPHLRTELGRRGYQLHEVDLTPFMLSGGGAYCMTLRLDRSSGPGIAAAAA
- the hutG gene encoding formimidoylglutamase; amino-acid sequence: MSGLAELVQAGDTVWRGRRDAGEAGDTRRLFEIVAGRHTPRTPGVPVLLGFCCDAGVLRNQGRPGAAGGPREIRRALAGVPAHGIGRLIDGGDIHCEGDALEDAQRRLGQAVAAELAVGAWPLVLGGGHEVAWGTWQGLRTHLDAHGDRGRVLVVNLDAHFDLRGSRPASSGTPFDQIAIDCQRRGLRFDYACLGVSRLGNTAALFARASTLGVRYVEDVDLQERHLDARLAALDEWVAEADHVYLTIDLDVLPAAVMPAVSAPAAYGVPLPVVEAIATRLRDSGKLRVADIAEFNPLYDRDGCGARVAARLCYRLLGG
- a CDS encoding helix-turn-helix domain-containing protein is translated as MKLDPALAEKPYYSTRTAAKLLNVSLGTVQKMVERGELGAWKTNGGHRRIHKETVHRLLATRIGPETAAPHGLDLVVFHPNHQEAQRIHGQLGKWGLPLKSLVVDDVLDTVITSVSAHPRVVLYYVDELNDAESATIEKLQNFFASQHVIFAVITNRQAYDGVADALQHWGIMVFLKTPSLEEVKGFLRAQLMMGRAG
- a CDS encoding Lrp/AsnC family transcriptional regulator — its product is MDATDQQLLSLLRDNARTPVTALAQALRVSRATVQNRIDKLEKEGLIVGYTVRLRPEAEAHRIRAWMTIAVEGNKARTVLQALRGEPNVQALHTTNGRWDIIAELRADTLEAFDRTLDRIRLIEGISATETSILLSTYK
- a CDS encoding sensor histidine kinase, which translates into the protein MTGPLHPPGDTPHAPAATPATPSRLPHVLRGAAPLLALLALAVLIGLAGALGYRYSYDNALARQAERGQVQLRLYTQALESELAHYDYVPGLLSLDERISGLLLRPDDAARVARANEYLTSLNARAGTRVVYVLDAHGRVLATSNWQRPDSYLGEDLSFRPYFQAAMEGQLGRFYGVGTTRSESGYYLSAPLGERDNPAGVAVVKIGLEPLENRWQGADSQMLLSDENGVVILASDPSWKLAALRPLSDEARQRLSRSLQYNRAPLPQLPLESVRKLANQNGGSSDELVRLRRGPPMLAQHAALPGTDWQLTLLTNTSQARVAALNSAALAGVLTAFVLLLGAAWNVRRRIVNERLAARAALEAANSELERKVAERTADLSAANHRLQAEVTERIRAETVLRQAQDGLLQAGKLAAVGQMSTGIAHELNQPLAALRTLSGNTGKFLERGDYATVRTNLDTIIGLVERMGRITGALKSFARKSGNGRNQARLGEAVDNALFLLQTRVDAVQPELQRDIDPELAVVCDPNRLEQVLVNLLGNALDAVIGRPAPRIALHAHVGGGMVHLTVRDNGAGLSEEAFARLFEPFFTTKPAGQGLGLGLTLSAGILNENGGSLSAANHPDGGACFTLVLPLAPHEARPQDSTYAG
- a CDS encoding dicarboxylate/amino acid:cation symporter, coding for MKLNRLPTLIFIAMLLGVLAGTAAHNMAPDADTAKSIANHLSILTDIFLRMIKMIIAPLVFATLVTGIASMGDGRAVGRIGTKAMMWFIGASVTSLLLGLVMANVLHPGHGMNLPLPAADATSNLKTGALNLRDFIAHMFPKSFAEAMAHNEILQIVVFSLFFGFALGTVKDGVGKPVLQGIEGLADVMLKVTNYVMAFAPVGVFGAIAAVITAQGLGVLVVYAKLIGSLYLALALLWVALIAGGYYFLGRDVFRLLKQMRAPLMIGFATASSESAYPKVIDQLTRFGVKERITNFVLPLGYSFNLDGSIMYTSFAALFVAQVYGIELSLSQQITMLLVLLVTSKGIAGVPRASLVVVAAVLPMFGLPEAGILLVLGIDHVLDMGRTVTNVLGNAIATAVVAKSEGAIGAPVLSDEDEPVVADTTTSLASVQAVAGK
- a CDS encoding HPP family protein produces the protein MPTAPAVASLAQNTRAWLRTFVPLPVAANRHERIKSCFGALLGLFITEWISHQTLGGFNPWFVAPMGASAVLLFAVPSSPLAQPWSVIGGNLFAALVGVACARWIPDPGLAAAIAVAVAIAVMFQFRCVHPPSGAVAVTAVFGGPAVSALGFGFVVVPVLFNSMLLLLMALAFNNLSRRRYPHRPPEPAVQHGTKDVPPTQRVGFTRADLDAALQARGEFLDIEEDDLEAILVAAQLHAYRRHFGNVLCGEIMSRDVILVRPEQPAHEAGHLLSRHRVKALPVVDANNRLEGIITQSDFFAAQRDTGARRLAGTVRDLMTRAVVTARPDQPMVELARAFSDGGLHHAPVIDDKHRVVGMVTQSDLVAALLKSGVMAVPG